From a region of the Haematobia irritans isolate KBUSLIRL chromosome 4, ASM5000362v1, whole genome shotgun sequence genome:
- the LOC142234035 gene encoding uncharacterized protein LOC142234035, with product MAANDSGVDTSNDSNDGVSASIMITPPPIMPPTPTSSPNTHEWPIINPNAFHSDEHFALPTLPPLPLNSSSQSTDFMSSIIHPSTLPSSSHNFKMRPRTCIKSRLRFSYNNIFAESAGRKLRYAACTNNIELLTKVLEAGAIPNAADEYKRSPLHLAACRGYIQIVQQLLKFGANPNVVDSLGNTPLHLAVISASSNNFNVVVRVLLQGGASVHMYDRSGKTPLELAEAKLRLLRTRYENPTPETSKILEDMCMLTALILRYMAKQQRELEDLSNLEKRLQNLSTRDDQEQVVSQTADELLASIESLSLNK from the coding sequence ATGGCCGCTAATGATTCAGGTGTGGACACAAGTAATGATAGCAACGATGGAGTATCTGCCAGTATAATGATTACTCCTCCACCAATTATGCCGCCCACACCAACATCATCCCCGAATACGCACGAGTGGCCCATTATCAATCCAAATGCATTCCACTCGGACGAACATTTCGCATTACCTACCCTACCACCACTGCCGTTGAACTCTTCTTCGCAGTCTACAGATTTCATGTCTAGCATCATCCATCCGAGCACTCTGCCATCCAGCAGTCACAATTTCAAGATGCGCCCACGTACATGTATTAAAAGCAGACTTAGATTCAGTTACAACAATATCTTTGCAGAGTCAGCTGGACGAAAACTGCGCTATGCAGCGTGTACTAATAACATAGAACTACTAACAAAGGTACTCGAAGCAGGCGCAATTCCGAATGCAGCGGACGAATATAAACGCAGCCCACTGCATTTAGCTGCTTGTCGTGGGTATATACAAATCGTCCAACAGCTCCTCAAATTCGGAGCAAATCCCAATGTTGTAGATTCATTGGGTAACACACCTCTTCATTTGGCTGTTATATCTGCGAGTTCCAACAATTTTAATGTGGTTGTACGTGTTTTGCTCCAGGGTGGTGCGAGTGTCCACATGTACGATAGAAGTGGCAAAACCCCTTTAGAGCTGGCTGAGGCAAAACTACGTTTACTGCGTACTCGATACGAGAACCCAACTCCAGAGACCAGTAAAATTCTCGAAGATATGTGTATGTTAACTGCACTAATTCTACGGTATATGGCTAAACAGCAACGCGAATTAGAAGATCTTTCGAATTTGGAAAAACGCTTACAAAATCTAAGTACCCGCGATGATCAAGAACAGGTGGTTTCACAAACCGCCGATGAATTGCTGGCCAGCATTGAAAGTCTTTCATTAAACAAATAG
- the LOC142234185 gene encoding uncharacterized protein LOC142234185 has product MTPLDEHFILQEDKWTQLPLHTILYRWAHKNISFSSDITRIIAFIGLFLVLWYTIIWTTRIIIRIIWPLFLIITAVIVFHVLQHYEPDEITDILKWSCAAVADTIIMIIAKFLEIIGNLFE; this is encoded by the exons atgacccCACTAGACGAACACTTTATATTGCAAGAAGATAAATGGACC CAATTGCCTCTACATACAATCTTATATCGATGGGCCCACAAGAACATAAGCTTTTCTTCAGATATTACTAGAATCATCGCATTTATTGGTTTGTTTCTAGTATTATGGTATACAATAATTTGGACAACGCGGATTATTATTAGAATAATATGgcctttgtttttaataattacTGCTGTT ATCGTTTTCCATGTTTTGCAACACTATGAGCCTGATGAGATTACTGACATATTGAAATGGTCATGTGCAGCTGTGGCGGATACCATT attatgATAATTGCCAAGTTCTTGGAAATAATTGGAAACCTGTTTGAGTGA
- the LOC142234186 gene encoding uncharacterized protein LOC142234186 encodes MPVAVGLVEVMTLVTLLGILTVFSIFIVLAHRLIVLLLFLIAPLAYVVNNLLDLSEKIVVTSFGGLLNVLNSVRDTM; translated from the exons atgCCTGTTGCGGTGGGGCTAGTAGAGGTCATGACCCTAGTAACATTGCTTGGTATATTGACggtattttcaatatttattgTCTTGGCTCATCGTCTAATAGTATTACTATTATTTCTAATTGCG CCTTTGGCATATGTTGTTAACAATTTACTTGatttatctgaaaaaattgtagttACCTCATTCGGAGGATTACTGAACGTTCTTAATAGTGTGCGCGATACAATGTAA